In Gordonia iterans, the following proteins share a genomic window:
- the rlmB gene encoding 23S rRNA (guanosine(2251)-2'-O)-methyltransferase RlmB — MAGNSQRKGAVRKSGSKKGQVVGSGGQRRRGLEARGATPKAVDRTYHPAHKKAKAAAKAKSAAGRSAARRKDDGPEYVVGRNPVVECLRAGVPATALYVMTTIDADDRVREAIAEAGDKGIAILEASKTELDRITVNGLHQGLALQVPEYRYTHPDDLLADARASPNPPLLVALDNITDPRNLGAVIRSVAAFGGQGVLIPSRRSASVTAVAWRTSAGAAARLPVAQAPNLTRTLVDWAKAGCQIVGLDADGDVTLDEYDGTGPTVVVVGSEGKGLSRLVRENCDSILSIPMAGDVESLNASVAAGVVLAEFARQRRIAE; from the coding sequence ATGGCCGGCAACTCCCAGCGCAAGGGCGCTGTCCGCAAGTCGGGCTCCAAGAAGGGCCAGGTGGTCGGGTCCGGCGGTCAGCGTCGTCGCGGCCTGGAGGCACGCGGCGCGACGCCCAAGGCCGTCGACCGCACCTATCACCCGGCGCACAAGAAGGCGAAGGCCGCGGCCAAGGCAAAGTCGGCGGCCGGACGCAGCGCCGCGCGTCGCAAGGACGACGGTCCCGAGTACGTCGTCGGCCGCAACCCGGTGGTCGAGTGTCTGCGCGCCGGTGTGCCCGCGACGGCCTTGTACGTGATGACCACGATCGACGCCGACGACCGCGTCCGCGAGGCGATCGCTGAAGCCGGTGACAAGGGCATCGCGATCCTGGAGGCGAGCAAGACCGAACTCGATCGCATCACGGTGAACGGCCTGCACCAGGGGCTGGCGCTGCAGGTGCCCGAGTACCGGTACACCCATCCGGACGATCTGCTCGCCGATGCGCGCGCTTCGCCGAACCCTCCGCTGCTGGTGGCCCTGGACAACATCACCGATCCGCGCAATCTCGGCGCGGTGATCCGCAGCGTCGCCGCCTTCGGCGGCCAGGGCGTGCTGATCCCGTCGCGCCGCAGCGCGAGCGTCACCGCGGTGGCCTGGCGCACCAGCGCCGGCGCCGCCGCCCGGCTGCCCGTCGCGCAGGCGCCCAATCTCACCCGCACGCTGGTCGACTGGGCCAAGGCGGGCTGCCAGATCGTCGGGCTCGACGCCGACGGCGACGTGACCCTCGACGAGTACGACGGCACCGGACCCACGGTGGTCGTCGTCGGTTCCGAGGGCAAGGGCCTCTCGCGCCTGGTGCGGGAGAACTGCGACTCGATCCTCTCGATCCCGATGGCCGGGGACGTGGAGAGCCTCAACGCCTCGGTCGCCGCCGGTGTGGTCCTCGCCGAGTTCGCCCGTCAGCGCCGCATCGCGGAGTAG
- the rarD gene encoding EamA family transporter RarD, translating into MRQRWAAESARGIAAGFGAYGIWGLFPIYFDALRPAGPWEILANRIVWTALFCLIVLGIGRDWSWLPPLLRHRKLMLGVTAAALFIAVNWVVYVAAVTSGHTSEAALGYFLNPLVTVALGVVVLRERLRPLQWLAVGIGAAAGVYLSVAGGSFPLTALTLASSFAMYGLVKKKVGAQLPALHSLTVETLILLPVAAAILVVLAVAGPGLDFGAHGPVHTGLLIFSGVATAVPLLLFAASARRIPLTTVGLIQFVTPVIQLICAVTVLGEHLSSARWIGFGIVWAALIVLSADALVAGRSRARVRRLSACEELPL; encoded by the coding sequence ATGCGGCAGCGCTGGGCCGCCGAGTCCGCGCGCGGCATCGCCGCCGGATTCGGCGCCTACGGAATCTGGGGTCTGTTCCCGATCTACTTCGACGCACTGCGGCCGGCCGGGCCGTGGGAGATCCTCGCGAACCGGATCGTGTGGACCGCGTTATTCTGCTTGATCGTCCTGGGCATCGGTCGGGACTGGTCGTGGCTGCCGCCGCTGCTGCGGCACCGGAAGCTGATGCTCGGCGTCACCGCGGCGGCGCTCTTCATCGCCGTCAACTGGGTCGTGTACGTCGCCGCCGTCACGTCCGGACACACCAGCGAAGCCGCCCTCGGATACTTTCTGAACCCGCTGGTCACCGTGGCACTCGGGGTCGTCGTGCTGCGCGAGCGGCTGCGGCCCCTGCAGTGGCTGGCCGTCGGGATCGGCGCGGCGGCCGGCGTCTACCTATCGGTCGCGGGAGGGTCTTTTCCGCTCACCGCGCTGACGCTCGCCTCGTCGTTCGCTATGTACGGACTGGTCAAGAAGAAGGTCGGCGCGCAGTTGCCCGCCCTGCACAGCCTCACGGTCGAGACGCTGATCCTGCTGCCGGTGGCGGCGGCGATCCTGGTGGTGCTGGCGGTGGCCGGACCGGGGCTGGACTTCGGCGCGCACGGCCCCGTGCACACCGGCCTGCTGATCTTCAGCGGGGTCGCCACCGCCGTCCCGCTGCTCCTGTTCGCCGCATCGGCACGACGGATCCCGCTGACCACGGTCGGGCTGATTCAGTTCGTCACGCCCGTGATCCAGCTGATCTGCGCGGTGACGGTGCTCGGCGAGCACCTGTCGTCGGCGCGCTGGATCGGGTTCGGGATCGTGTGGGCGGCGCTGATCGTGCTCAGCGCCGACGCACTCGTCGCCGGCCGCTCCCGGGCTCGAGTGCGGCGGCTCAGCGCGTGCGAGGAGTTGCCGCTGTAG
- the cysS gene encoding cysteine--tRNA ligase produces MTLRLYDTAAREIRDFAPLRPGTASVYLCGATVQGVPHIGHVRSGIAFDVLRRWLAYDGPVEGADDARGSGHGLDVLFVRNVTDIDDKILRKADEHGRPWWEWAATHEREFSAAYDALGVLPPSAEPRATGFVTQMVDYMQRLVDRGHAYAADGNVYFDVRSLPDYGSLSRFKLDDVHQGESAGTGKRDPRDFTLWKAAKPGEPSWPTPWGDGRPGWHLECSAMATSLLGAEFDIHCGGMDLIFPHHENEIAQSHGAGDGFARYWLHNGWVTMSGEKMSKSLGNVVSIPEMVKKVRPVELRYYLGSAHYRSMLEYSDGALHEAATGYRRIESFVHRVADRVGEVPVGSVTAEFAAALDDDLGVPAALAVVHNSVREGNAALDAGDGERARKLAAQVRAMTGILGTDPLDPRWVHSGDADDAATAALDVLIGAELERRAQARAAKDWATADAVRDRLAEAGVEVTDTPDGAQWALRTKD; encoded by the coding sequence GTGACTCTCCGCCTGTACGACACCGCGGCCCGCGAGATCCGCGACTTCGCCCCGCTGCGCCCCGGCACCGCTTCGGTGTACCTCTGCGGCGCCACCGTGCAGGGTGTCCCGCACATCGGTCACGTCCGCAGCGGCATCGCCTTCGACGTGCTCCGTCGTTGGCTGGCGTACGACGGCCCGGTGGAGGGAGCCGACGACGCGCGGGGCAGCGGTCACGGCCTGGACGTGCTGTTCGTCCGCAACGTCACCGACATCGACGACAAGATCCTCCGCAAAGCCGACGAGCACGGGCGGCCTTGGTGGGAATGGGCGGCCACGCACGAACGCGAGTTCTCCGCTGCCTACGACGCGCTCGGCGTGCTGCCCCCGTCGGCGGAGCCGCGGGCCACCGGCTTCGTCACCCAGATGGTCGACTACATGCAGCGTCTCGTCGACCGTGGGCACGCCTACGCAGCCGACGGCAACGTCTACTTCGACGTCCGCAGTCTTCCCGACTACGGCAGCCTCTCGCGCTTCAAGCTCGACGACGTCCACCAGGGCGAGAGTGCGGGCACGGGCAAGCGCGATCCGCGGGACTTCACGCTCTGGAAGGCCGCCAAGCCGGGTGAGCCGTCGTGGCCGACACCGTGGGGCGACGGGCGCCCGGGCTGGCATCTGGAGTGCTCGGCGATGGCCACCTCGCTGCTCGGTGCAGAATTCGACATCCATTGCGGCGGAATGGATCTGATCTTTCCGCACCATGAGAACGAGATCGCGCAGAGTCACGGCGCCGGCGACGGCTTCGCGCGGTACTGGCTGCACAACGGCTGGGTCACCATGAGCGGCGAGAAGATGAGCAAGTCGCTCGGCAACGTGGTCTCGATCCCCGAGATGGTCAAGAAGGTCCGGCCGGTGGAACTGCGTTACTACCTCGGCAGTGCGCACTATCGGTCGATGCTGGAGTACTCCGACGGCGCCCTGCACGAGGCCGCCACCGGATACCGGCGCATCGAGTCGTTCGTCCACCGGGTGGCCGATCGGGTCGGCGAGGTGCCGGTCGGCTCGGTCACCGCAGAGTTCGCCGCTGCGCTCGACGACGACCTCGGCGTGCCCGCCGCGCTGGCCGTGGTGCACAACAGCGTCCGCGAGGGCAACGCGGCGCTTGATGCCGGCGACGGCGAGCGCGCCCGGAAACTCGCGGCACAGGTCCGCGCCATGACGGGTATTCTCGGCACCGACCCGCTCGATCCGCGCTGGGTCCACTCCGGCGACGCCGACGACGCGGCCACCGCCGCTCTGGACGTGCTCATCGGGGCGGAGCTGGAGCGCCGTGCGCAGGCGCGCGCGGCCAAGGACTGGGCCACCGCCGACGCGGTGCGCGACCGGCTGGCCGAGGCCGGCGTGGAAGTGACCGACACCCCCGACGGCGCCCAGTGGGCGCTGCGAACGAAGGACTGA
- a CDS encoding metal ABC transporter permease, with protein sequence MTTTVAAAGIADFWNFSQTADLLSRTFVQQSLLALALLGLIGGLLGPMIVARQMSFAVHGAAELSFTGAAAALLLGFSVNLGGVIGAVVAAAVFGWLGNRARERDSVIGVVMAFGLGLGVLFLHLYGRAGTGFALLTGQVVSVRTGGLVAVAVTAAVVIAVLAVIYRPLLFASLDPRVATATGVPMRTLSVVFAILVGLAAAQGVQIIGALLVMSLLITPAAAAARLTASPAKQVLLSVTFALVASVGGLILSLAPELPVSVLVTTISFVIYLICRGVGMRARD encoded by the coding sequence GTGACCACCACCGTCGCCGCCGCGGGGATCGCCGACTTCTGGAACTTCTCGCAGACCGCGGACTTGCTCTCGCGCACCTTCGTCCAGCAGTCGCTGCTCGCATTGGCTCTGCTCGGTCTGATCGGGGGCCTGCTCGGCCCGATGATCGTGGCGCGGCAGATGAGCTTCGCCGTGCACGGCGCGGCCGAGCTCTCGTTCACCGGCGCGGCCGCGGCGCTGTTGCTCGGGTTCAGCGTGAACCTCGGCGGCGTGATCGGTGCGGTGGTGGCGGCCGCGGTGTTCGGCTGGCTCGGCAATCGCGCCCGCGAACGGGATTCGGTAATCGGTGTCGTGATGGCCTTCGGTCTCGGCCTGGGCGTGCTGTTCCTGCACCTGTACGGGCGGGCCGGCACCGGCTTCGCGTTGCTGACCGGTCAGGTGGTCAGTGTGCGGACCGGCGGGCTGGTGGCCGTGGCGGTCACCGCCGCGGTGGTGATCGCGGTGCTCGCGGTGATCTATCGCCCGCTGCTGTTCGCGTCCCTGGACCCGCGCGTGGCCACGGCGACCGGCGTGCCGATGCGCACGCTGTCGGTGGTCTTCGCGATCCTGGTCGGCCTTGCCGCTGCGCAGGGCGTGCAGATCATCGGCGCCTTGCTGGTGATGTCCCTGCTGATCACTCCCGCCGCCGCGGCCGCGCGGCTGACCGCCTCGCCGGCCAAGCAGGTGCTGCTGTCGGTCACCTTCGCGCTGGTGGCCTCGGTCGGCGGGCTCATCTTGTCGCTGGCCCCGGAGTTGCCGGTCTCGGTCCTGGTCACCACGATCTCGTTCGTGATCTACCTGATCTGCCGCGGCGTCGGCATGCGTGCCCGCGACTAA
- a CDS encoding LamB/YcsF family protein, whose protein sequence is MAPSDARPRSRNSRVIDLNADLGEGIGDDAAMVQLVTSANIACGFHAGTPTLLRRTCEQAVASGVRIGAQVSYPDRDGFGRRFMEIAPEDLIADVLFQIGALSGIARSVGGTVDYVKPHGALYNAIVAHPEQATAVVTAVGEAGLALMGLPGSLSLELARDAGIPVLTEGFADRAYTPEGTLVPRGTAGAVLTDTAAVADRVVKLATTGRIRALDGSPIIVHADSICLHGDTPGALEHARAVRRALTAAGVRVSAR, encoded by the coding sequence GTGGCTCCCTCTGATGCTCGTCCGCGCTCCCGGAATTCCCGCGTGATCGACTTGAACGCCGACCTCGGCGAGGGCATCGGCGACGACGCCGCGATGGTTCAGCTCGTGACGAGCGCCAACATCGCCTGCGGATTCCACGCCGGCACGCCGACTCTGCTGCGGCGCACCTGCGAGCAGGCGGTCGCGTCGGGCGTCCGGATCGGGGCGCAGGTCTCCTACCCCGACCGCGACGGGTTCGGGCGCCGCTTCATGGAGATCGCCCCCGAAGATCTGATCGCCGACGTGCTCTTCCAGATCGGCGCGCTGTCCGGGATCGCCCGCTCGGTCGGCGGCACCGTGGACTACGTTAAGCCCCACGGCGCGCTGTACAACGCGATCGTCGCGCATCCCGAACAGGCGACCGCCGTGGTCACGGCGGTCGGCGAGGCCGGTCTGGCGCTGATGGGTCTGCCGGGTTCGCTGTCTCTGGAACTGGCCCGCGACGCCGGGATTCCGGTGCTCACCGAAGGCTTCGCCGATCGGGCCTACACGCCGGAAGGGACGCTGGTTCCGCGCGGGACAGCCGGGGCCGTCCTCACCGACACCGCCGCCGTGGCCGACCGGGTGGTCAAACTGGCCACCACCGGGCGGATCCGGGCGCTCGACGGCTCGCCGATCATCGTGCACGCGGACTCGATCTGCCTGCACGGCGACACCCCCGGGGCTCTCGAGCACGCCCGCGCGGTGCGCCGCGCCCTGACCGCCGCAGGCGTCCGCGTCAGCGCCCGATGA
- the mshA gene encoding D-inositol-3-phosphate glycosyltransferase yields MTGHRPRRLALISVHTSPLAQPGTGDAGGLNVYVWQTAKRLARRGIEVEIFTRATASADEPVVQAAPGVLVRHVEAGPFDGLDKRDLPGQLCAFSANVLRAEAAQPRGYYDLIHSHYWLSGQVGWLARDRWRVPLVHTAHTLAAVKNSSLAGGDTAEPMGRVIGEQQVVAEADRLIANTGTEAAELVEYYAADPAKIDVVVPGVDLDCYTPGSRERARAALGLDPADVLVTFVGRIQPLKAPDVLLAAMAPLIRADSTGRLRLLVVGGPSGTGLERPTVLADLAQTLGVADRVSFLPPQAADDLAQVYRASNLVAVPSFSESFGLVAVEAQACGAPVIAADVGGLGVAIDDGVTGRLVDGHRVETWTAELAQLLGDPALLDRYSEAAPLHAERFSWEHTVDALLSSYGAAIAGFPVDLRRSPLVRRRRAAAGVAGIGMPPGGGLSMKGWLKPRPRRTG; encoded by the coding sequence ATGACTGGTCATCGGCCGCGGCGACTGGCGCTGATCTCGGTGCACACCTCGCCGCTCGCCCAGCCGGGAACCGGTGATGCCGGCGGCCTCAACGTCTACGTCTGGCAGACTGCGAAGCGGCTGGCGCGCCGCGGCATCGAAGTGGAGATCTTCACGCGCGCGACTGCGTCCGCGGACGAGCCGGTGGTGCAGGCGGCGCCCGGCGTCCTGGTCCGGCATGTGGAGGCGGGGCCGTTCGACGGTCTCGACAAGCGTGATCTGCCCGGCCAGTTGTGCGCCTTCTCGGCGAACGTGCTGCGCGCCGAGGCGGCGCAGCCGCGAGGCTATTACGACCTGATCCACTCTCACTACTGGCTCTCCGGCCAGGTCGGCTGGCTGGCCCGTGACCGCTGGCGAGTGCCGCTGGTGCACACTGCGCACACGCTGGCCGCGGTGAAGAACTCCTCCCTCGCCGGCGGCGACACGGCCGAGCCGATGGGGCGGGTGATCGGCGAGCAGCAGGTGGTGGCAGAGGCGGACCGGCTGATCGCCAACACTGGCACCGAGGCGGCCGAACTGGTCGAGTACTACGCTGCCGACCCGGCCAAGATCGACGTCGTGGTCCCCGGGGTGGACCTGGACTGCTACACGCCCGGATCGCGCGAGCGCGCGCGGGCCGCGTTGGGGCTCGACCCCGCCGACGTGCTGGTGACGTTCGTCGGCCGGATTCAGCCGCTGAAGGCTCCGGATGTGCTGCTGGCCGCGATGGCGCCGCTGATCCGTGCCGACTCCACCGGCCGACTGCGGCTGCTGGTGGTGGGCGGACCGTCGGGCACCGGACTGGAGCGGCCGACGGTGCTCGCCGATCTGGCACAGACCCTGGGCGTGGCCGACCGCGTCAGCTTCTTGCCGCCGCAGGCCGCGGACGACCTCGCACAGGTGTACCGGGCGTCGAACCTCGTCGCGGTGCCGAGCTTCTCCGAGAGCTTCGGGCTGGTCGCCGTCGAGGCCCAGGCGTGCGGGGCGCCGGTGATCGCCGCGGATGTGGGCGGTCTGGGCGTGGCGATCGACGACGGGGTCACCGGGCGGCTGGTCGACGGACACCGGGTGGAGACCTGGACGGCGGAGCTGGCGCAGTTGCTCGGTGATCCGGCGCTGCTCGACCGCTATTCCGAGGCCGCACCGCTGCACGCTGAGCGCTTCTCGTGGGAGCACACCGTCGACGCGCTGCTGTCCTCGTACGGTGCGGCGATCGCCGGCTTCCCGGTGGACCTGCGCCGTTCCCCACTGGTCCGCAGGCGCCGTGCCGCCGCCGGGGTGGCGGGGATCGGCATGCCCCCAGGAGGCGGCCTGAGCATGAAGGGCTGGCTCAAACCCCGACCGAGGAGGACCGGATGA
- a CDS encoding carboxylesterase/lipase family protein encodes MAQMDTRVTTVDGKVNGVRGRRSRRGTISWLGVPYAAPPVGPLRFRAPQPVEPWQGTRECDEYGFSPIQDRMFTARADGRFHPRSEDCLTLNVFAPDSASSSPRPVMVFNYGGAYILGGSSTPIYDGAFLARARDVIVVTVNYRFGAFGFLDLSEYSTPERPFDSNCGLRDMVAALEWVQRNIAAFGGDPDRVTVFGESAGGAAVLTLLSTPSAEGLFSRAIAQSPAADLVVHKENAALLADEFVRQVVNPARRAGPERTGVLEPAEVADIVDNADPFELQAAGKRLMAFSKHAELSDPMPFAPVVDGDYLPYSPVEAARAGKTHRVPLITGSNLDEGELFARFWSILPDSTLFLVGVHDPEVREEIQRMYPGTRDKVRLSADAVFWIPTTIFAEFHAKHSPTYMYRYDYSALALKLSGIGATHATELLAVFGIYRHPIGVGLALAGSWGSTKRITGTMQSLWTWFARTGVPSESWPQYSADDRNVLVIDDPVRLENDPDGPRRSAWERVHLQLRRD; translated from the coding sequence ATGGCGCAAATGGACACCCGCGTGACCACTGTCGACGGCAAGGTCAACGGCGTGCGCGGGCGGCGGAGCCGCCGGGGGACCATCTCCTGGCTGGGCGTTCCGTACGCGGCGCCGCCGGTCGGGCCGCTGCGATTCCGTGCGCCGCAGCCAGTGGAACCGTGGCAGGGCACGCGTGAGTGCGACGAGTACGGCTTCTCGCCGATCCAGGACCGGATGTTCACCGCACGCGCCGACGGCCGCTTCCATCCGCGCAGCGAAGACTGCCTGACGCTCAACGTGTTCGCCCCCGACTCGGCCTCGTCGTCGCCCCGACCGGTGATGGTGTTCAACTACGGCGGCGCGTACATCCTGGGCGGATCGTCGACGCCCATCTACGACGGCGCCTTCCTGGCGCGGGCACGCGACGTGATCGTGGTGACCGTCAACTATCGGTTCGGCGCGTTCGGATTCCTGGACCTGTCCGAATACTCGACGCCGGAGCGGCCGTTCGACAGCAACTGCGGACTGCGCGACATGGTGGCGGCTCTGGAATGGGTGCAGCGCAACATCGCCGCTTTCGGCGGCGATCCCGACCGCGTCACCGTATTCGGGGAGAGTGCGGGCGGCGCCGCGGTGCTCACGCTGCTGTCCACCCCGTCCGCGGAGGGACTCTTCTCGCGCGCCATCGCCCAGAGTCCGGCGGCCGACCTCGTCGTGCACAAGGAGAACGCCGCACTGCTCGCCGACGAGTTCGTGCGGCAGGTGGTGAATCCGGCCCGCCGCGCGGGCCCCGAACGCACCGGTGTGCTCGAGCCGGCGGAGGTCGCCGACATCGTCGACAACGCCGATCCGTTCGAATTGCAGGCGGCAGGCAAGCGGCTGATGGCTTTCAGCAAGCACGCCGAACTGTCCGACCCGATGCCCTTTGCGCCAGTGGTCGACGGAGACTACCTGCCGTATTCGCCGGTGGAGGCCGCCCGGGCCGGTAAGACGCACCGCGTGCCGCTGATCACGGGAAGCAACCTGGACGAGGGCGAACTGTTCGCTCGGTTCTGGAGCATCCTGCCCGACTCGACGCTCTTTCTGGTCGGCGTGCACGACCCCGAGGTCCGCGAAGAGATCCAGCGCATGTACCCGGGTACGCGTGACAAGGTCCGGCTGTCCGCGGATGCCGTCTTCTGGATTCCGACGACGATCTTCGCCGAGTTCCACGCGAAACACTCGCCGACGTACATGTACCGGTACGACTACTCGGCGCTCGCTCTGAAACTCAGCGGGATCGGCGCCACGCACGCGACCGAGCTGCTGGCGGTGTTCGGCATCTACCGGCACCCGATCGGGGTGGGTCTCGCACTGGCGGGCAGTTGGGGCTCCACCAAGCGGATCACCGGCACCATGCAGTCGCTGTGGACCTGGTTCGCGCGCACCGGGGTGCCTTCCGAGAGTTGGCCGCAGTATTCTGCGGACGACCGCAACGTGCTGGTGATCGACGATCCGGTGCGCCTGGAGAACGACCCCGACGGCCCGCGCCGCTCCGCGTGGGAGCGCGTGCACCTGCAGTTGCGCCGGGACTGA
- a CDS encoding metal ABC transporter solute-binding protein, Zn/Mn family has translation MSTAPLLRRLAAVALVAATGFAAVACSSDEGPRETDNPIVVASTDVWGAVASAVVGEHGEVTSLFNDPGADPHEFEPSMADTAKIEDADVLVFNGGHYDAYVESAAKGSRAIKVEAAALLPGSDEAGDDHDHSHDHEHGHEGHDHGDGPNEHVFYDLALVGQVADKTAEALATVSPMNAQHYRDNATTFNEGIRGLQARLAAIKAQHDGARVASTEALSEFLLAEAGLVDAAPPGFTDAVENGQSPSAADVAKFTDLLTHRQVAALIYNPQSVDPATDQMLRIARDNRIPVVELTESLPQGVTGYLDWQSEQIRQLEQALNA, from the coding sequence GTGAGTACCGCTCCCCTCCTGCGCCGCCTCGCGGCCGTCGCACTGGTAGCCGCAACCGGTTTCGCCGCCGTCGCCTGCTCGTCCGACGAGGGCCCCCGCGAGACCGACAACCCTATCGTCGTCGCCTCCACCGACGTGTGGGGCGCAGTGGCGAGTGCGGTGGTCGGCGAGCACGGTGAGGTGACCTCCCTCTTCAACGATCCCGGCGCCGACCCCCACGAGTTCGAGCCGTCGATGGCCGACACCGCCAAGATCGAGGACGCCGACGTGCTCGTCTTCAACGGCGGGCACTACGACGCCTACGTCGAGTCCGCCGCCAAGGGGTCGCGGGCGATCAAGGTCGAGGCCGCCGCCCTGCTGCCCGGGTCGGACGAGGCCGGCGACGATCACGATCACAGCCACGACCACGAGCACGGTCACGAAGGCCACGATCACGGCGACGGCCCCAACGAGCACGTCTTCTACGATCTCGCGCTGGTCGGCCAGGTCGCCGACAAGACCGCCGAGGCGCTCGCCACCGTGTCCCCGATGAACGCTCAGCACTACCGCGACAACGCCACGACCTTCAACGAAGGCATCCGGGGGCTGCAGGCACGGCTGGCCGCGATCAAGGCCCAGCACGACGGCGCGAGGGTCGCCTCCACCGAGGCGCTGAGCGAGTTCCTGCTGGCCGAGGCCGGTCTGGTGGATGCGGCGCCGCCCGGCTTCACCGATGCAGTGGAGAACGGCCAATCTCCCTCGGCCGCCGACGTCGCGAAGTTCACCGACCTGCTCACCCACCGCCAGGTGGCCGCGCTGATCTACAACCCCCAGTCCGTCGACCCGGCGACCGACCAGATGCTCCGGATCGCGCGCGACAACCGGATCCCGGTGGTAGAACTGACCGAGTCCCTGCCGCAGGGAGTCACCGGCTACCTCGACTGGCAGTCCGAACAGATCCGTCAACTGGAGCAAGCCCTCAACGCATGA
- a CDS encoding DUF2599 domain-containing protein: MRGTTAIAGLLAVAVALAGCGGGPSDTGAAPDSVAVSAPSSRSSESARQSSDSARQSSGVETPVSLPPPYIERAEWAQTQVGPSLQIYPTRAGRRVSGHGAAEAAWREVLTLRPDADTPGMRAQFDCHWRFARIVDPEKTSWNLEPGRPVVSEEEMIASRCNPGFAEE, translated from the coding sequence GTGCGAGGAACGACTGCGATCGCGGGTCTGCTGGCCGTCGCGGTGGCGCTCGCCGGATGCGGGGGCGGCCCGTCGGACACCGGCGCGGCGCCCGACAGCGTCGCGGTGAGCGCCCCGTCGAGCCGGTCGAGCGAGTCCGCCCGCCAGTCGAGCGACTCCGCCCGCCAGTCGAGCGGAGTCGAGACCCCGGTCTCGCTGCCGCCGCCGTACATCGAGCGCGCCGAGTGGGCGCAGACGCAAGTGGGGCCGAGTCTCCAGATCTACCCGACGCGTGCGGGCCGCCGGGTCAGCGGACACGGGGCGGCCGAGGCCGCCTGGCGGGAGGTGCTCACGCTGCGCCCGGACGCCGACACCCCCGGCATGCGGGCTCAGTTCGACTGCCACTGGAGGTTCGCCCGGATCGTCGACCCGGAGAAGACCAGCTGGAATCTGGAGCCCGGTCGCCCGGTCGTGAGCGAAGAGGAGATGATCGCCAGCCGCTGCAATCCGGGTTTCGCCGAGGAGTAG
- a CDS encoding metal ABC transporter ATP-binding protein codes for MTAEPVIEFADAGLAIGEHVLWQGLDLQVRAGEFLAVLGPNGSGKTTLLRAVLGLVPLTTGSLRHRGALGYVPQQHADDSDTMALRGRDLVGFGFDGAAWGLGLRNRRRRAAAVDAAVAEVGAQEFAKRPFGLLSGGEQQRMRIAQALTNDPAVLLCDEPLASLDLRHQRTVVDLLEARRRRRDTAILFVTHEINPVLPFVDRVLYLVDGAFRIGTVDEVMNSATLSELYGSRVDVAEVGGRLVVIGGDGEHHHCEEHTYGGAESTRVVAR; via the coding sequence ATGACCGCTGAACCCGTCATCGAGTTCGCCGACGCCGGCCTGGCGATCGGTGAACACGTGCTGTGGCAGGGACTGGACCTCCAGGTCCGGGCGGGCGAATTCCTCGCCGTCCTGGGCCCCAACGGCTCCGGCAAGACCACCCTGCTGCGCGCCGTCTTGGGCCTGGTTCCGCTCACCACCGGCTCGCTGCGCCATCGCGGCGCCCTGGGCTACGTCCCGCAGCAGCACGCCGACGACAGCGACACGATGGCGCTGCGCGGCCGCGACCTGGTCGGCTTCGGGTTCGACGGCGCGGCGTGGGGGCTGGGGCTGCGAAACCGCCGCCGTCGTGCCGCGGCCGTCGACGCCGCCGTCGCCGAGGTCGGCGCGCAGGAGTTCGCGAAGCGGCCGTTCGGCCTGCTCTCCGGGGGCGAACAGCAGCGGATGCGGATCGCGCAGGCCCTCACCAACGATCCCGCGGTCCTGCTCTGCGACGAACCCCTCGCCAGCCTGGACCTGCGGCACCAGCGCACCGTGGTCGACTTGCTGGAGGCGCGCCGTCGCCGCCGCGACACCGCGATCCTGTTCGTCACGCACGAGATCAATCCGGTGCTGCCCTTCGTCGACCGGGTGCTGTACCTGGTCGACGGCGCCTTCCGGATCGGCACCGTGGACGAGGTGATGAACTCCGCGACCCTGAGCGAGCTCTACGGCAGCCGGGTCGACGTCGCCGAGGTGGGCGGCCGGCTGGTGGTGATCGGCGGCGACGGCGAGCACCATCACTGCGAAGAACACACCTACGGCGGCGCCGAGTCCACCCGGGTGGTCGCCCGGTGA